One region of Paenibacillus polymyxa M1 genomic DNA includes:
- the rplL gene encoding 50S ribosomal protein L7/L12 — translation MSKEQILEAIKGMSVLELNDLVKAIEEEFGVTAAAPVAVAGGAAGGAAEAEQSEFDVILTSAGASKINVIKAVREITGLGLKEAKELVDNAPKPLKEKVAKEEAESVKAKLEEAGASVEVK, via the coding sequence ATGAGTAAAGAGCAAATCTTGGAAGCAATTAAAGGTATGTCCGTATTGGAACTGAACGATCTCGTGAAAGCAATCGAAGAAGAATTCGGCGTAACTGCAGCAGCTCCAGTAGCTGTAGCAGGTGGCGCAGCAGGTGGCGCAGCAGAAGCTGAGCAATCCGAGTTCGACGTAATCTTGACAAGCGCTGGCGCTTCCAAAATCAACGTTATCAAAGCAGTTCGCGAAATCACAGGTCTTGGCCTGAAAGAAGCAAAAGAACTGGTTGACAACGCTCCAAAACCACTGAAAGAAAAAGTTGCAAAAGAAGAAGCTGAATCCGTTAAAGCAAAATTGGAAGAAGCAGGCGCTTCTGTAGAAGTAAAATAA
- the rplJ gene encoding 50S ribosomal protein L10 codes for MANAKVIQAKQEAVEVVAAKLRESVTTVVADYRGLNVAQVTELRKQLREAGIEFQVLKNTLLRRATAAAELTELDAVLTGPTAIAFGKDDAVSAAKILNDFAKKNTALELKGAVVEGRVIGVEEIKALAELPSREGLLSMLLSVLQAPMRNFALAVKAVADKEEQSA; via the coding sequence TTGGCAAATGCAAAGGTGATTCAAGCAAAACAAGAAGCTGTTGAAGTTGTAGCTGCAAAATTGCGCGAGAGCGTAACAACTGTAGTTGCAGACTATCGCGGTCTGAATGTTGCCCAAGTAACTGAGCTGCGTAAGCAGCTTCGCGAAGCCGGAATCGAATTTCAAGTGCTGAAAAACACACTGCTCCGCCGTGCAACTGCGGCAGCAGAATTGACTGAACTGGACGCAGTATTGACAGGTCCTACTGCAATCGCGTTCGGCAAAGATGATGCAGTGTCTGCAGCTAAAATCTTGAACGATTTCGCTAAGAAAAACACTGCATTGGAACTGAAAGGTGCAGTTGTAGAAGGTCGTGTGATCGGTGTTGAGGAAATCAAAGCACTGGCAGAACTGCCATCCCGCGAAGGTCTCCTTTCCATGCTCCTCAGCGTGCTTCAAGCTCCTATGCGCAACTTCGCGCTTGCAGTTAAAGCTGTTGCAGATAAAGAAGAGCAAAGTGCATAA
- the rplA gene encoding 50S ribosomal protein L1 translates to MAKHGKKYLEAAKLIDSEATYEPLEAVELVKKAATAKFDETVEAAVRLGVDSRKQDQAVRGVVVLPHGTGKTQRVLVFAKGDKVKEAEAAGADFVGDQDMINKIQQGWFEFDVCVATPDMMSEVGKLGRLLGGKGLMPNPKAGTVTFDVAKAVQEIKAGKIEYRLDKAGQIHAPIGKASFSAEQLNENLKALIEALNRAKPAAAKGVYLKNIAISSTMGPSARVNASVYR, encoded by the coding sequence ATGGCTAAACATGGTAAGAAGTACCTGGAAGCTGCTAAGCTGATTGACAGCGAAGCAACTTATGAGCCTTTGGAAGCCGTTGAATTGGTGAAAAAGGCTGCAACTGCTAAATTCGACGAAACCGTTGAAGCTGCAGTTCGTCTGGGCGTAGATTCCCGTAAACAAGACCAGGCTGTTCGTGGTGTTGTTGTCCTGCCACATGGTACGGGTAAAACACAACGTGTTCTGGTATTTGCAAAAGGTGACAAAGTGAAAGAAGCGGAAGCGGCTGGCGCTGATTTTGTTGGCGATCAAGATATGATCAACAAAATCCAACAAGGCTGGTTCGAATTCGACGTCTGCGTTGCGACACCTGATATGATGAGTGAGGTTGGTAAACTGGGTCGTTTGCTCGGTGGTAAAGGTTTGATGCCTAACCCTAAAGCAGGCACAGTTACTTTCGATGTTGCCAAGGCTGTTCAAGAAATTAAAGCCGGTAAAATCGAATACCGTCTCGACAAAGCAGGTCAAATTCACGCACCAATCGGCAAAGCTTCTTTCAGTGCTGAACAACTGAACGAAAACCTTAAAGCCTTGATTGAAGCCTTGAACCGTGCGAAGCCAGCGGCTGCTAAAGGTGTATACCTGAAAAACATCGCTATTTCTTCGACTATGGGACCAAGTGCACGTGTGAACGCATCTGTTTACAGATAA
- the rplK gene encoding 50S ribosomal protein L11, which produces MAKKVIKMVKLQIPAGKANPAPPVGPALGQAGVNIMAFCKEFNARTADQAGLIIPVEISVFEDRSFTFITKTPPAAVLLKVAAKIEKGSGEPNKTKVATVNRAAVRQIAEQKMPDLNAASVESAMRMVEGTARSMGITIVD; this is translated from the coding sequence ATGGCAAAAAAGGTAATTAAAATGGTAAAACTGCAGATTCCTGCAGGGAAAGCTAATCCAGCGCCTCCAGTAGGTCCAGCTTTGGGTCAAGCAGGTGTCAACATTATGGCATTCTGTAAAGAGTTCAATGCTCGTACTGCTGATCAAGCAGGCCTGATTATTCCGGTTGAAATTTCGGTATTTGAGGATCGTTCTTTTACGTTCATCACCAAAACTCCACCGGCTGCTGTTCTGTTGAAAGTTGCTGCTAAAATCGAAAAAGGTTCCGGTGAACCGAATAAAACGAAAGTTGCAACTGTAAATCGCGCTGCTGTTCGTCAAATTGCAGAGCAAAAAATGCCTGACCTTAACGCAGCTTCCGTAGAATCGGCAATGCGTATGGTTGAAGGTACTGCTCGCAGCATGGGTATCACCATCGTAGATTAA
- the nusG gene encoding transcription termination/antitermination protein NusG, producing MEKRWYVVHTYSGYENKVKANLEKRVESMGMEDKIFRVLVPMEEELVTKDGKKKTVMRKVYPGYVLVEMVQTDDSWYVVRNTPGVTGFVGSTGSGSKPTPLLPEEVEQILKHMGMVEPKPKIEFDVKESVRIKVGPFANFVGSVEEILVEKSKLKVHVNMFGRETPLELDYTQVEKI from the coding sequence ATGGAAAAAAGATGGTACGTCGTTCATACCTATTCAGGGTATGAGAACAAAGTCAAAGCCAATTTGGAAAAACGCGTTGAGTCCATGGGCATGGAAGACAAGATATTCCGTGTTCTTGTTCCTATGGAAGAAGAACTGGTAACCAAGGACGGTAAGAAAAAAACCGTTATGCGTAAAGTCTACCCTGGTTATGTCTTGGTCGAAATGGTCCAAACCGATGATTCTTGGTATGTTGTACGCAACACACCAGGTGTTACGGGATTTGTAGGGTCGACAGGCTCGGGTTCCAAACCGACGCCATTGCTTCCGGAAGAAGTTGAACAGATTCTGAAGCATATGGGCATGGTAGAGCCGAAACCGAAGATTGAATTCGATGTTAAGGAATCCGTGCGAATTAAAGTTGGTCCTTTTGCGAATTTTGTGGGCTCCGTGGAAGAAATTTTGGTTGAGAAGAGCAAGCTTAAGGTTCACGTCAACATGTTTGGACGGGAAACCCCGCTTGAGTTGGATTATACTCAAGTGGAGAAAATATAG
- the secE gene encoding preprotein translocase subunit SecE — translation MKRSFKSLFSFFSESWAELKKVRWPNRKELTNYTLIVIGTIAFVTIYFWVLDIGISAVIEAII, via the coding sequence GTGAAACGCAGTTTCAAGTCTCTGTTTTCCTTTTTCTCTGAAAGCTGGGCTGAACTCAAGAAAGTTCGCTGGCCCAATCGTAAAGAACTGACCAACTATACGCTGATTGTCATAGGGACGATTGCGTTCGTCACGATTTATTTTTGGGTTCTCGATATCGGCATTTCCGCTGTGATCGAAGCGATTATCTAG
- the rpmG gene encoding 50S ribosomal protein L33, with protein sequence MRVIITLACTNCKQRNYTTTKNKRNHPDRMEMKKFCKSCNEQTSHRETR encoded by the coding sequence ATGCGGGTAATTATTACTTTGGCTTGTACAAATTGCAAACAAAGAAATTACACAACGACGAAAAACAAGCGTAATCACCCCGACCGCATGGAGATGAAGAAATTCTGTAAGTCCTGTAACGAACAGACTTCTCATCGGGAAACCAGATAG